Proteins encoded within one genomic window of Brachybacterium sp. P6-10-X1:
- a CDS encoding MFS transporter has product MTPHAPESTASAAAQHPAPSSAAPTLRDAFHQPKAVWAIAFAATVSFMGIGLVDPILPAISTQLDASPSQAMLLFTSYLFITAIAMFFTSWFASRIGVKRTLLIGLALVVIFAALASTAGSVNEIIGLRAGWGLGNALFISIALAAIVGATAGPSGGAIILYETALGIGMAFGPLVGGLLGSVSWRAPFAGTAVLMAVGFLAIVLLLRREPLPAPVSPLASLRALSHPALRTLALTAIFYNFAFFVLLAYSPFPLEAAAAAQGTEFGAMGIGGVFFGWGLGLAITSVFVAPVLTRRLGLVPTLLTTLSLLTAVMLALTLFHSSMAGIVSLIIIGGLLLGIMNTALTETVMEATDLPRGVASSAYSGVRFLGGAIAPAVAGPLAEATNAGAPYLMASLALVVAIAMLLIGRRHLSAIGRHHQEAPLDAADEAEAITVGDEV; this is encoded by the coding sequence ATGACCCCCCACGCTCCCGAGTCGACGGCGTCGGCCGCCGCACAGCACCCCGCCCCCTCGTCGGCCGCCCCCACGCTGCGGGACGCCTTCCATCAGCCCAAGGCGGTCTGGGCCATCGCCTTCGCCGCGACCGTGTCCTTCATGGGCATCGGATTGGTGGACCCGATCCTCCCCGCGATCAGCACGCAGCTGGACGCCTCCCCGTCCCAGGCGATGCTGCTGTTCACCAGCTACCTGTTCATCACGGCGATCGCCATGTTCTTCACCAGCTGGTTCGCGAGCCGCATCGGCGTCAAGCGCACCCTCCTGATCGGCCTCGCGCTCGTCGTGATCTTCGCGGCGCTCGCCTCCACCGCCGGCTCTGTCAACGAGATCATCGGCCTCCGCGCCGGCTGGGGCCTGGGCAACGCCCTGTTCATCTCCATCGCCCTGGCGGCGATCGTCGGTGCGACCGCCGGTCCCTCCGGCGGCGCGATCATCCTGTACGAGACGGCGCTCGGGATCGGCATGGCCTTCGGGCCGCTGGTGGGTGGACTGCTCGGCTCCGTCTCCTGGCGCGCCCCCTTCGCCGGCACCGCCGTGCTGATGGCCGTCGGTTTCCTCGCGATCGTCCTGCTCCTGCGCCGCGAACCGCTGCCCGCCCCCGTCTCCCCGTTGGCCTCGCTGCGCGCCCTGTCCCACCCGGCGCTGCGCACCCTCGCCCTGACCGCGATCTTCTACAACTTCGCGTTCTTCGTCCTGCTGGCCTACTCCCCGTTCCCGCTGGAAGCGGCGGCGGCCGCCCAGGGCACCGAGTTCGGCGCGATGGGGATCGGCGGGGTGTTCTTCGGCTGGGGGCTCGGCCTGGCGATCACCTCGGTGTTCGTCGCCCCCGTCCTCACCCGCCGCCTCGGGCTGGTCCCGACGCTGCTGACCACGCTGTCCCTGCTCACGGCGGTGATGCTGGCCCTGACGCTGTTCCACAGCTCGATGGCAGGGATCGTCTCGCTGATCATCATCGGCGGCCTGCTGCTGGGCATCATGAACACCGCACTGACCGAGACCGTCATGGAGGCCACCGACCTCCCGCGTGGCGTGGCCAGCTCCGCCTACTCCGGCGTGCGCTTCCTGGGCGGCGCGATCGCCCCGGCCGTCGCGGGCCCGCTGGCGGAGGCCACGAACGCCGGCGCCCCGTACCTGATGGCCTCCCTCGCCCTGGTGGTCGCGATCGCCATGCTGCTGATCGGCCGACGCCACCTCAGCGCGATCGGCCGGCACCACCAGGAAGCTCCCCTGGATGCGGCCGACGAGGCCGAGGCGATCACCGTCGGCGACGAGGTCTGA
- a CDS encoding sugar kinase encodes MSTESAVAGATTIGPGPRVVAIGETMAMMRSGTVGSLAHLPSVDISLGGAESNLAIGLRRLDVPVAWVSRVGDDPLGTRVTREIRAEGVEVHCAIDPTRPTGLMIKSRPTGTTTRVDYYRAGSAASALTAGDLPTGLIEQADVLHLSGITPLLSPTAHATNVAAVQRAAAAGTLVSLDVNYRSRLGSREHLAELLGEILERVDILFGGPEELSILAPGVAEDDHRGLLRALAVDGRQVVAKLGADGGAAVAGAAVPVGGHASLAGGAAVPTGGEIVEAPGHRVAVVDTVGAGDAFVAGYLSAQLDGLDVPARLARANACGALACTTPGDWEGAPRPADLDALLGGGAADPVSR; translated from the coding sequence ATGAGCACCGAGTCCGCAGTCGCCGGCGCGACCACCATCGGCCCCGGCCCGCGGGTGGTCGCGATCGGCGAGACCATGGCGATGATGCGCAGCGGCACCGTCGGCTCCCTCGCCCATCTGCCCTCGGTGGACATCTCCCTGGGCGGCGCCGAGTCGAACCTCGCCATCGGGCTGCGGCGCCTGGACGTGCCCGTGGCCTGGGTGAGCCGGGTGGGCGATGATCCGCTGGGCACGCGCGTGACGCGGGAGATCCGCGCCGAGGGGGTCGAGGTGCACTGCGCGATCGATCCGACACGGCCGACGGGCCTGATGATCAAGTCCCGCCCCACCGGGACCACCACCCGGGTCGACTACTACCGGGCCGGCTCGGCCGCCTCCGCGCTCACCGCGGGCGACCTGCCCACGGGGCTCATCGAACAGGCGGACGTCCTGCATCTCAGCGGCATCACCCCGCTGCTGTCGCCCACCGCCCACGCCACCAACGTCGCCGCCGTCCAGCGCGCCGCGGCCGCCGGGACACTGGTCAGCCTCGACGTGAACTACCGCTCCCGCCTGGGCTCACGCGAGCACCTCGCCGAGCTGCTGGGGGAGATCCTCGAGCGCGTGGACATCCTCTTCGGCGGTCCGGAGGAGCTGTCGATCCTCGCCCCCGGCGTCGCCGAGGACGACCATCGCGGCCTTCTGCGGGCCCTCGCGGTCGACGGTCGCCAGGTGGTCGCCAAGCTCGGCGCCGACGGCGGGGCCGCCGTGGCCGGCGCAGCCGTGCCGGTCGGCGGCCACGCCTCGCTCGCCGGCGGCGCAGCCGTGCCGACAGGGGGCGAGATCGTCGAGGCGCCCGGGCACCGGGTCGCCGTGGTCGACACCGTCGGGGCGGGCGATGCCTTCGTCGCCGGCTACCTCAGCGCCCAGCTCGACGGGCTCGACGTGCCGGCGCGTCTGGCGCGGGCGAACGCCTGCGGGGCCCTGGCCTGCACCACTCCCGGGGACTGGGAGGGAGCGCCGCGACCGGCGGACCTCGACGCCCTGCTCGGCGGCGGCGCCGCGGACCCCGTCAGCCGCTGA
- the mgtE gene encoding magnesium transporter, giving the protein MTTSSATLDSVLDLLRAQPHGEEQLELLAHEVRRLPVGELVYLVETRAETEAALLFRVLDKELALSVFEALPPQHQADLISALRTPQVADIIGELDPDDRALLLDELPASVTERLMHGLDADERAMTTAVLGYSRDAIGRYMSPEVLPLRPTMTTREALEHVRTHAEEPETIYMLPVVDRTRRLLGVIGLRRLLLSDGDEVVGDVAHEAVHALATDDREDVARRFFTAKLLAMPIVDSEQRLVGILTVDDAVEILEQENAEDSARTSGAEPLSRAYLSTTILGIVRSRIVWLLVLAISAILTVQVLEIFEDRLQQLSVLAVFIPLLTGTGGNTGNQAATTVTRALATGEVRLRDLPRVIWRELRVGLVLGSVLGTLGFVISGLVYGWPIGLVMGTTLLSVCTMAAIVGGLMPLVAKKVGADPAVFSNPFISTFCDATGLIIYFTIATAVLGL; this is encoded by the coding sequence GTGACCACTTCCTCCGCCACCCTCGACTCCGTCCTCGATCTGCTGCGTGCGCAGCCGCACGGAGAGGAGCAGCTCGAGCTCCTCGCGCACGAGGTGCGACGGCTGCCCGTCGGCGAACTCGTCTATCTGGTGGAGACCCGGGCCGAGACCGAGGCCGCGCTGCTGTTCCGCGTGCTGGACAAGGAGCTGGCGCTCTCGGTCTTCGAGGCGCTGCCGCCCCAGCACCAGGCCGACCTGATCTCCGCCCTGCGCACGCCGCAGGTCGCCGACATCATCGGCGAGCTCGACCCGGACGACCGCGCCCTGCTGCTGGACGAGCTGCCGGCCTCCGTCACCGAGCGCCTGATGCATGGTCTCGACGCCGACGAGCGCGCCATGACGACCGCTGTGCTGGGGTACTCGCGCGATGCGATCGGGCGGTACATGTCCCCCGAGGTGCTGCCGCTGCGGCCCACGATGACCACCCGCGAGGCCCTCGAGCACGTGCGCACCCACGCGGAGGAGCCCGAGACGATCTACATGCTCCCCGTGGTCGACCGCACCCGGCGCCTGCTCGGTGTGATCGGGCTGCGCCGTCTGCTGCTCAGCGACGGGGACGAGGTGGTCGGCGACGTCGCCCACGAGGCCGTCCATGCCCTCGCCACCGATGATCGTGAAGACGTGGCCCGACGCTTCTTCACCGCGAAGCTGCTGGCCATGCCGATCGTCGATTCCGAGCAGCGGCTGGTCGGCATCCTCACGGTCGACGACGCCGTCGAGATCCTCGAGCAGGAGAACGCCGAGGACTCCGCCCGCACCAGCGGTGCCGAGCCGCTGTCGCGCGCGTACCTGTCCACCACGATCCTGGGCATCGTGCGCAGCCGGATCGTGTGGTTGCTGGTGCTGGCGATCTCCGCGATCCTCACCGTGCAGGTGCTGGAGATCTTCGAGGACCGCCTCCAGCAGCTGTCGGTCCTGGCCGTGTTCATCCCGCTGCTGACCGGGACGGGCGGGAACACGGGCAACCAGGCGGCGACCACGGTCACCCGTGCCCTGGCGACGGGGGAGGTGAGGCTGCGCGATCTGCCCCGTGTGATCTGGCGGGAGCTGCGGGTCGGCCTGGTGCTCGGCAGCGTCCTGGGCACTCTCGGCTTCGTGATCTCCGGGCTCGTCTACGGATGGCCGATCGGGCTGGTCATGGGGACGACGCTGCTGTCCGTGTGCACCATGGCCGCGATCGTGGGCGGCCTCATGCCGCTCGTGGCGAAGAAGGTCGGTGCGGACCCGGCCGTGTTCTCCAACCCGTTCATCTCGACCTTCTGCGACGCGACGGGGCTGATCATCTACTTCACGATCGCCACCGCCGTGCTGGGGCTGTGA
- a CDS encoding L-idonate 5-dehydrogenase codes for MKALTIHAAEDIRWEEAPDVEPTGDEVRLRIAYVGICGSDLHYYFQGANGAFVITEPLVPGHELSAVVDLDPRGEFAPGTPVTVHPARYGTSAPDIEDRPHLWPGGDYLGSASVTPHRQGAAAEFMVIDRANLRRLPESLPLRRGALAEPLAVALHAVSIAGDVTGKKCLVLGSGPIGLLAVAALLHRGAASVDVTDVRPEPLERATALGATTTFQVPDESPQENTYDVVLECSAAPVSLSSGVRAVRPAGIIVQVAILPNTDIPVNLAALVAKEVQLRGTQRFDTEIEEAIEVLASDARFDAVVTQSLPAADAVEAFATAKDASRSAKVLLEL; via the coding sequence ATGAAGGCCCTGACCATCCACGCTGCCGAGGACATCCGCTGGGAGGAGGCTCCGGACGTCGAGCCGACCGGGGACGAGGTGCGCCTGCGCATCGCGTACGTCGGGATCTGCGGCTCCGACCTGCACTACTACTTCCAGGGCGCGAACGGGGCGTTCGTGATCACCGAGCCGCTGGTCCCGGGCCACGAGCTCTCGGCCGTGGTCGATCTCGACCCCCGCGGCGAGTTCGCCCCCGGCACCCCGGTGACCGTGCACCCCGCGCGCTACGGGACCAGCGCCCCCGATATCGAGGACCGCCCGCACCTGTGGCCCGGCGGCGACTACCTGGGCAGCGCGAGCGTCACCCCGCACCGTCAGGGGGCCGCCGCCGAGTTCATGGTGATCGACCGCGCGAACCTCCGTCGCCTGCCGGAATCGCTGCCGCTGCGCCGCGGGGCGCTGGCCGAACCGCTCGCTGTGGCGCTGCACGCCGTGAGCATCGCAGGCGACGTGACGGGAAAGAAGTGCCTGGTCCTGGGATCGGGCCCGATCGGTCTGCTGGCCGTGGCCGCGCTCCTGCACCGCGGGGCCGCCTCCGTCGATGTGACCGATGTGCGCCCCGAGCCGCTCGAGCGTGCGACGGCCCTCGGTGCCACCACCACCTTCCAGGTTCCCGACGAGTCCCCGCAGGAGAACACCTACGACGTGGTGCTCGAGTGCTCCGCGGCCCCGGTCTCGCTGTCGTCCGGGGTGCGCGCCGTGCGCCCCGCGGGGATCATCGTGCAGGTCGCGATCCTGCCGAACACGGACATCCCCGTGAACCTCGCCGCGCTGGTGGCCAAGGAGGTCCAGCTGCGCGGCACCCAGCGCTTCGACACCGAGATCGAGGAGGCCATCGAGGTGCTGGCGTCCGACGCCCGCTTCGATGCGGTGGTCACCCAGTCCCTCCCGGCCGCCGACGCGGTCGAGGCGTTCGCGACCGCGAAGGACGCCTCCCGCTCCGCCAAGGTGCTGCTGGAGCTGTGA
- a CDS encoding bifunctional 4-hydroxy-2-oxoglutarate aldolase/2-dehydro-3-deoxy-phosphogluconate aldolase — MTSTDRPSLPERTAAARLIVVIRGERADQYAPVLETLAGAGIRSVELTLSTPGTLEELPGLLERFGEQLDIGIGTVTDPEDLRTAATHGAHYIVTPITRADLLEAAAETGIAIVPGGLTPSELHAGWVAGAAAVKVFPASVVGPGYVKDLRGPFPGIRVIPSGGVDLQAAAAWLQAGADAVSVGGPLLGDALTGGDLEALADRAAQFVGVTTREAGA; from the coding sequence ATGACCAGCACTGACCGCCCCTCCCTCCCCGAACGCACGGCCGCTGCGCGGCTGATCGTCGTGATCCGCGGCGAACGCGCCGACCAGTACGCCCCCGTGCTCGAGACCCTCGCCGGCGCCGGGATCCGCTCCGTGGAGCTCACCCTGTCCACCCCCGGCACCCTCGAGGAGCTGCCGGGCCTGCTGGAGCGGTTCGGCGAGCAGCTCGACATCGGCATCGGCACCGTCACCGACCCCGAGGACCTCCGCACCGCCGCCACCCACGGCGCGCACTACATCGTCACCCCGATCACCCGCGCCGACCTGCTCGAGGCGGCCGCCGAGACCGGCATCGCGATCGTCCCCGGCGGCCTCACGCCGAGCGAGCTGCACGCCGGCTGGGTCGCGGGGGCGGCGGCGGTCAAGGTGTTCCCGGCGAGCGTCGTCGGGCCCGGCTACGTCAAGGACCTCCGCGGGCCCTTCCCCGGCATCCGGGTCATCCCCTCCGGGGGCGTGGACCTGCAGGCGGCCGCGGCCTGGCTGCAGGCCGGGGCCGATGCAGTCTCCGTCGGCGGCCCGCTGCTCGGCGACGCCCTCACGGGCGGAGACCTCGAGGCCCTGGCCGACCGCGCCGCGCAGTTCGTGGGCGTGACCACCCGGGAAGCCGGCGCATGA
- a CDS encoding TetR/AcrR family transcriptional regulator, which yields MPASGEGSYHHGRLREALLEAAERTVREQGPDQLSLRELARETGVSHAAPRRHFADRQALLDALAVVGFERLHAELRDGPAADPDGGFAARLEAAVQTCLRFATRDAALLELMFAGKHRPGADDVRAAAERTFGLLDQLIHEGERTGDLEAGSATDVGTVLFATLLGLAALANTGMTTQEELERLTARAMALILRGARPR from the coding sequence ATGCCAGCATCCGGGGAGGGTTCCTACCATCACGGTCGATTGCGGGAGGCCCTGCTCGAGGCGGCCGAGCGCACCGTGCGCGAGCAGGGGCCGGACCAGCTCTCCCTGCGTGAGCTCGCGCGGGAGACCGGCGTCAGCCACGCCGCCCCGCGCCGGCACTTCGCGGACAGGCAGGCTCTGCTCGACGCCCTCGCCGTCGTCGGATTCGAGCGCCTCCACGCCGAGCTGCGCGACGGGCCGGCCGCCGATCCGGACGGCGGCTTCGCGGCGCGGCTCGAGGCCGCGGTGCAGACCTGCCTCCGTTTCGCCACACGCGACGCGGCACTGCTCGAGCTGATGTTCGCCGGCAAGCATCGTCCCGGGGCCGACGACGTCCGAGCCGCCGCGGAGCGCACCTTCGGTCTGCTGGATCAGCTGATCCACGAGGGGGAGCGGACCGGGGATCTGGAAGCCGGCAGCGCGACGGACGTGGGCACGGTCCTGTTCGCCACGCTCCTGGGCCTCGCCGCCCTCGCGAACACGGGCATGACCACGCAGGAGGAGCTGGAACGGCTGACCGCACGGGCCATGGCGCTGATCCTGCGCGGCGCGCGCCCCCGCTGA
- a CDS encoding alkene reductase, with protein MSDLMTPLDLGALTIPNRIVMAPLTRARSGDDRVPTELMAEYYTQRAGAGLIISEATSVSAQGVGYHGTPGIWSDEQVAGWRMITEAVHAAGGRIVLQLWHVGRISDPELLGGELPVAPSAIAPAGRVKRLRPKRDYVQPRALATEEIPGIVEDFRRGAENALRAGFDGVEVHAANGYLIDQFLQDGTNRREDRYGGSVENRARFLLEITDAVMDVWGADRVGVHLRPRGEEHDMGDSDPRSIFGHVAEELGRRRAAFLFVREVEAADSLVGTMRTLFGGPVIANDEMDADDGRRHLEDGTADAVAFGRDYIATPDLAERIAVGAAPNPQNPATFYPDTGEPLAVGYIDYPTMVEAPLTV; from the coding sequence ATGTCCGATCTGATGACCCCGCTCGACCTCGGAGCGCTCACGATCCCGAACCGGATCGTCATGGCACCCCTGACGCGGGCGCGCTCCGGCGACGACCGCGTCCCCACGGAGCTGATGGCCGAGTACTACACGCAGCGGGCCGGGGCCGGGCTGATCATCAGCGAGGCCACCAGCGTCAGTGCGCAGGGCGTCGGCTACCACGGCACCCCGGGCATCTGGAGCGACGAGCAGGTGGCCGGGTGGCGGATGATCACCGAAGCGGTCCACGCCGCCGGTGGCCGCATCGTCCTGCAGCTGTGGCACGTCGGGCGGATCTCCGACCCGGAGCTGCTCGGCGGCGAGCTGCCCGTCGCCCCCAGCGCGATCGCCCCCGCCGGGCGCGTGAAGCGGCTGCGCCCGAAGCGGGACTACGTCCAGCCCCGAGCGCTCGCGACCGAGGAGATCCCCGGCATCGTCGAGGATTTCCGGCGCGGCGCCGAGAACGCGCTGCGCGCCGGCTTCGACGGGGTCGAGGTCCATGCCGCCAACGGCTACCTGATCGACCAGTTCCTCCAGGACGGCACCAACCGTCGCGAGGACCGGTACGGAGGCTCGGTGGAGAACCGGGCGCGGTTCCTGCTGGAGATCACCGACGCCGTGATGGACGTCTGGGGCGCCGACCGCGTGGGGGTGCATCTGCGCCCGCGCGGCGAGGAGCACGACATGGGTGACAGCGATCCGCGCTCGATCTTCGGTCATGTCGCCGAGGAGCTGGGCAGGCGGAGGGCGGCCTTCCTGTTCGTCCGTGAGGTCGAGGCCGCCGACAGCCTCGTCGGCACGATGCGGACGCTGTTCGGCGGGCCGGTGATCGCCAACGACGAGATGGACGCCGACGACGGCCGTCGCCATCTCGAGGACGGCACCGCCGATGCCGTCGCCTTCGGCCGGGACTACATCGCCACACCGGATCTCGCCGAGCGCATCGCGGTCGGCGCCGCCCCGAACCCGCAGAACCCCGCCACGTTCTACCCGGACACCGGGGAGCCTCTCGCCGTGGGCTACATCGACTACCCGACGATGGTCGAGGCCCCGCTGACCGTCTGA
- a CDS encoding oxidoreductase: protein MSPTLRPAPSRLAGRTVVITGANSGIGRIVARSLAAADAHVVLAVRSVQKGRDAAATMPGDVEVRRLDLADLSSVRTFAEELDGPVDVLINNAGVMVPPLGRTADGFELQFGTNHLGHFALTARLLPRLRDRVVTISSLGHRSGRIVPEDLGWERRRYRPLTAYTQSKLANLLFTSELQRRLTATGSTVRALAAHPGVSATQLLSRGQRLTRIERLSMRLAQPEEMGAQPALVAATVDLPGDTYIGPGGFLEWQGAPALARRSRRARDTAMARRLWTASEQLTAVSFPRDALVP, encoded by the coding sequence ATGTCACCGACGCTCCGCCCCGCACCGTCCCGCCTCGCCGGCCGCACCGTCGTCATCACCGGCGCCAACAGCGGCATCGGCCGCATCGTCGCCCGCTCCCTCGCCGCCGCCGACGCCCACGTCGTCCTCGCCGTCCGGTCCGTCCAGAAGGGCAGGGATGCCGCCGCGACCATGCCCGGGGACGTCGAGGTGCGACGACTCGACCTGGCGGACCTCTCCTCGGTCCGCACCTTCGCCGAGGAGCTCGACGGCCCCGTCGACGTGCTCATCAACAACGCGGGGGTGATGGTCCCTCCGCTGGGTCGCACCGCGGACGGATTCGAGCTGCAGTTCGGCACCAATCACCTCGGCCACTTCGCCCTGACCGCCCGGCTGCTCCCCCGGCTCCGGGACCGGGTCGTCACCATCTCCTCGCTCGGCCACCGGTCCGGGAGGATCGTGCCGGAGGACCTCGGCTGGGAGCGCCGCAGATACCGACCCCTGACCGCGTACACCCAGTCCAAGCTCGCCAACCTGCTGTTCACCAGCGAGCTCCAGCGCCGGCTCACCGCGACCGGATCGACGGTGCGCGCTCTGGCCGCCCATCCGGGCGTCTCCGCCACTCAGCTGCTGAGCCGCGGACAGCGCCTGACCCGGATCGAGCGGCTCAGCATGCGCCTGGCGCAGCCCGAGGAGATGGGCGCGCAGCCCGCCCTGGTGGCCGCCACCGTCGATCTGCCGGGAGACACCTATATCGGCCCTGGTGGGTTCCTGGAATGGCAGGGGGCTCCCGCCCTCGCGCGACGCTCCCGACGAGCGCGGGACACTGCCATGGCGCGCCGTCTGTGGACCGCCTCCGAGCAGCTCACCGCGGTGAGCTTCCCTCGGGACGCGTTGGTCCCGTGA
- a CDS encoding aryl-sulfate sulfotransferase, protein MLSERALPPSGPSPERSPLRRRTLLAGGASASLALLALSACTDEDTEPGPQEPDSEQVSALAVVYSENPSARGDWTVWSVSYDLAEDQEAPPLYDASTQQARHEALESKKAEKQWTFEDPLVVLDPYGSTRTGLYVHFEDAAGGRLDVLCQAASTEDFTHTAANHAAETGFEGLVIGAIPGAHNTLTFTWRPESGDEATAELRIKAPTTASGYGTAVTAEILDADALTPGLFALNGVTDLSNNTYLFDNTGTMRAELHAEDTAAHHVVPEGGRIVTTTGSRQLGVLDPFGHATTLIDLGEHSVHHDLAVVDDRAYLLTSQASSGRVEDRVIRVDLGTGEVAQVVDLQTVLPEYESVTHAQEGEAGGSVVQGKDWIHINSIDVTDGVMILSARETSTIIALDDALEPGSEPSVRWMIGVEALWEGTGYEGHFLAPEGTVIGNAGQHTVHRIDDDALPEGQFYLEMFNNNYWRLSTREDAEWQDVGPVDATTDEHDGVSHALRYEVDEAAGTYRQDEAVELPYSSVVSSVYRLGDGGIDQPMVVNSGRANEYSERSADGTVLASYRYDSASHGYRVYKDPFAGFWFAAS, encoded by the coding sequence ATGCTGAGCGAACGCGCCCTCCCGCCCTCCGGCCCCTCCCCGGAGCGCTCGCCGCTGCGGCGGCGGACCCTCCTCGCCGGCGGCGCGAGCGCCTCCCTCGCCCTGCTGGCGCTGTCCGCCTGCACCGATGAGGACACCGAGCCCGGCCCCCAGGAGCCCGACAGCGAACAGGTCTCAGCGCTGGCGGTCGTCTACAGCGAGAACCCCAGCGCCCGCGGTGACTGGACGGTCTGGTCGGTCTCCTACGACCTGGCCGAGGACCAGGAGGCGCCGCCGCTGTACGACGCCTCCACCCAGCAAGCGCGGCACGAGGCGCTGGAGTCCAAGAAGGCCGAGAAGCAGTGGACCTTCGAGGATCCCCTGGTGGTGCTCGACCCCTACGGCAGCACCCGCACCGGCTTGTACGTCCACTTCGAGGACGCCGCGGGCGGGCGGCTGGACGTCCTCTGCCAGGCGGCCTCGACCGAGGACTTCACCCACACCGCCGCCAACCACGCAGCGGAGACCGGATTCGAGGGCCTGGTCATCGGGGCGATCCCCGGCGCCCACAACACCCTGACCTTCACCTGGCGGCCCGAGAGCGGCGACGAGGCCACCGCAGAGCTGCGGATCAAGGCCCCCACCACTGCCTCCGGATACGGCACCGCCGTGACCGCCGAGATCCTCGACGCCGACGCCCTGACCCCGGGCCTCTTCGCCCTCAACGGCGTCACCGACCTCAGCAACAACACCTACCTGTTCGACAACACCGGCACGATGCGCGCCGAGCTGCACGCCGAGGACACCGCCGCCCACCACGTCGTCCCCGAGGGCGGCCGCATCGTCACCACCACGGGATCCCGCCAGCTCGGCGTCCTCGACCCCTTCGGCCACGCCACCACCCTCATCGACCTGGGCGAGCACAGCGTCCACCATGACCTCGCCGTCGTCGACGACCGCGCGTACCTGCTGACCTCCCAGGCATCCTCCGGCCGGGTCGAGGACCGCGTGATCCGCGTGGACCTCGGCACGGGGGAAGTGGCCCAGGTCGTCGACCTGCAGACCGTGCTGCCGGAGTACGAGAGCGTCACGCACGCCCAGGAGGGCGAGGCCGGCGGATCCGTCGTCCAGGGCAAGGACTGGATCCACATCAACTCGATCGACGTCACCGACGGCGTCATGATCCTCTCCGCCCGCGAGACCTCGACGATCATCGCCCTGGACGACGCGCTCGAGCCCGGCTCCGAACCGTCGGTGCGCTGGATGATCGGGGTCGAGGCGCTCTGGGAGGGGACCGGCTACGAGGGCCACTTCCTGGCCCCCGAGGGCACCGTGATCGGCAACGCCGGTCAGCACACGGTGCACCGCATCGACGACGACGCCCTGCCCGAGGGGCAGTTCTACCTGGAGATGTTCAACAACAACTACTGGCGGCTGAGCACCCGCGAGGACGCGGAATGGCAGGACGTCGGCCCCGTGGACGCCACCACGGACGAGCACGACGGGGTCAGCCACGCCCTGCGCTACGAGGTCGACGAGGCGGCCGGCACCTACCGACAGGACGAGGCCGTGGAGCTGCCCTACTCCTCGGTCGTCTCCAGCGTGTACCGCCTCGGCGACGGCGGGATCGACCAGCCGATGGTCGTCAATTCCGGGCGCGCCAACGAATACTCCGAACGGTCGGCCGACGGGACGGTGCTGGCCTCCTACCGCTACGACTCCGCCAGCCACGGCTACCGCGTCTACAAGGACCCCTTCGCGGGGTTCTGGTTCGCCGCCTCCTGA
- a CDS encoding MarR family winged helix-turn-helix transcriptional regulator: MTTNRTPDGSLPQHLALVCSQFSRLAARRSDVGVGTVSWRVVATIERHGPLRLSEIADRERVSRPTATTVIKRLEEEGLVQRATDPTDSRSSLVRTTEQGAAQLATWRAQLAVGVGGLLDPLPAEDRATLDRAAEILAHLVDAHDG, from the coding sequence GTGACGACGAACCGCACGCCCGACGGCAGCCTCCCCCAGCACCTCGCGCTGGTGTGCAGCCAGTTCTCCCGGCTCGCCGCCCGGCGCTCGGACGTCGGCGTGGGGACCGTCTCCTGGCGCGTGGTCGCCACCATCGAGCGGCACGGCCCGCTGCGCCTGAGCGAGATCGCCGATCGCGAGCGGGTCTCGCGCCCCACGGCGACCACCGTCATCAAGCGGCTCGAGGAGGAAGGGCTCGTCCAGCGGGCGACCGACCCGACCGACTCCCGCTCCTCGCTGGTGCGCACCACGGAGCAAGGGGCCGCGCAGCTCGCCACCTGGCGCGCTCAGCTGGCCGTCGGCGTCGGGGGCCTGCTCGACCCGCTGCCCGCCGAGGACCGGGCGACCCTCGACCGGGCCGCCGAGATCCTCGCCCACCTCGTGGACGCTCACGACGGGTGA